In the Dyadobacter fanqingshengii genome, CTTTTCCTGTGTTATGAACAATAGAAGATATGAGGAGCGTGTGAATTGAATAGATATTACCCTTAGTCGAATCCTAAGAGCAACAGATGCTTCTTTCACAATTAATAATTGCAGGATGCGGGCCGTTTAATTTTAAGGTCTCAGGACGAAACCATCCGCATACTTAAACATTGAGCGGCCTAGTCACTGAGGAATTACTAATGGGCGTATAAGGCCAGAGAGCCTAACAGAAATATAAGTTTACCTCAGGCGCAACGATGAAGTAATACGCCGTAGCCAGAATTAGGAAAATACCTGCTTCGAGTTTTGGTGATTACGGAGTTGCAGGCCGCTTGATATTAAATAAAGACAACGAGTTACTGTCTTAAAAACGAAGCCCTTACATCATGGCGGCATTGGATTTTGTTAGTTTCAAAGCACTTCTTACGTGTGATAAAGGACGTTATCATATGTAGCGCATAATACTATTAAGACAACTTTAAAAAATACTTTCGATCAAATTTTGCCTTCAAGATCGTCACCAGGGGAGGGAGGAGCTTCTCTTTTAATGGTAAGTCCTTATTTCTTTGCTGCCAGTTTAATGACCACTGTTTGACCAAAACCAGCACTTGCGCTTAGTGTCAGAATATCAGGCGTGTCTATGTGAAAAGCAGGATCTGCAGAATCCAACATCCGTTCAGAAAACCGATCCATTGCCTTGCCAAATGCAATTAGACTTTCAGGCATAGCCAGTCCATCTTTATTAAATCGAAGTGGGAAGTTACTATTCTCTTTAACAAATTGACTTAATAGTAATTTCCATTCTGACTTTGTTAGTGACATAAAATGCCGTTCATGAAGGAATTTAGCCAAGATGGCTATTTTCTTTGCACGGGTGTCTAATTGCCGTACAGGATAGGGGTTTATTAGCATAATTAATCATCAACTTATGTGCCTGTGTTACCGTAATTATATTTCCCTGTGCCCAGATACAAACGCTCGTACGTATGGGTTAGATTAAAAGATAGTACAAAAAGCGCCACGGATTTGATAATCTTTTCTTTGATAGTTGACATTCATCCAATATTACTTGGTGAGGGCTGACATTTACAGTTCCCTTTGTTGGAATCATATTTGTCCAAACCCAGTTATAATGCTCAATCACCTGAACCGCTTTTAGATGCGGCCTTTCTCCGGTCGTATGGCCATCTTCAACCACAGTTGTTTTATAATCCCTTGATAGTGCCGATTGAATTGTTGCTTCCACACAAAAATCTGTTGCACAGCCCGAAATTATCAATTCATCAACGGAACATTGTTTCAGTTGTGATTGAAGATCAGACCGGCATCAATATTGGTTGTTAATACTTTGAAAATTTTTAGATCAAAATCTTAGGTAGACGCTTCTATTGCACTTATCATTTCTTGCCCATAGGTTTGGCAACAATATTCTGCCGGCTAACTTAGTTTTCTACTGATATCGACCTGACCTAAACAAGACTTGGGCTGGCCATATCTCTTTTAGCATAAATTTTAGTAGAAAGTCCAAATAATGTTATGTTTACCAGCCGCGACTATAACCTTTTTTCTGCTGCTCCTGCTTAGGTTTGATTTTAGCTGCTGTGTTAGCTCCTTCTTTTCCATTTTGTTCTGCTCCAAAGTCTAGCTTTACTCTTTGGCCTGTTTGATCTGTAGGTTTCGCTAGGCCACAATCATATCGGCGTGCTGATGAGCGTTGCGTTTAACATCACCTTACAGTATTTAAAGGTTTCCGTCAGCTCACATTCGACCATGAACACTATTTTGCCAATTCCCAATCAACAGCTAAGAATTCATCTCCATCTTTCTCAGTTCCATCCATAAAAATAATTTTGTCTGTTTTCCAAATGGACTTGTGATTTTTAACATAATCCTCAGAATTAATTAGAATCAATGATAGATTTTTAATGCCGGATCGATCAACTAAAATTTCTGTCTGTACAAGCGACATAGCACCCATACCCTTGCCCTTCCTAGCTCTAATAGGTTTTTCATAAGTTAATGGAATAGATTTAATAACGTCCCCAAATATATTTTTTACAATTACAGTTCCCCTAAAAGCGCGTATTTCCTTTTTATACCAATTAGTTGCCAAAAAATTAAAATAAATCTTTGATGGATGTGCATTATTATCAGGTGCTGCACTAGAAAAAGATACATTCAACATTTGATATTTAATTTCTTGATTTATTATATACTGACCTTTCTCTTCGCCAGTTTTATTAAATTTTAATAGACCATTTGGATTTAAACCATAAATTGATACAGCTAAAACAAGATAAATGTAAATCATTTTTAATTTAGTTTGGATCATCCAATTTTAGGTGAAATAAATACTAACTAATCAATATTTGGCTAAATTTAAAGAAAAGGAGAAAACAGTCACGACTTCCGTGTACGGTTTTTCTCATTCGTAAATACGGTACATTCAATCCTAAGACCTTATTCCGACCATTCCGATCTAACTCATTATCTTTGGAATAAATTTATTGATCTAAAATGACAAGTTAAAAAAAATCTGTATTCTTAATACTGGGCTATTCTTGAAATATTCTCATTGATAGGTCTTAGAATCAGATAGACGCAATGTTGTTCAGATTATTTTGCCACAGAAAACCCGTGGCGCTTTTGCAAATTCTTTTAATTTAACCCACGTATACGAGTACTACTGACTAAAATGGTAATTGGCAGCTTAGAATTAATCTGAAGTCGTTTTAACTGCTTCAACGCTCATTTGCAGTATGATTAGCTGTCCTATAAGCTAGTTGACCTCTTTGATTAATTACTTTCATATTCAACACATCGTTGTAATACATCTTGCTTAATCACAATTAATTACATGCTTTCAAGATTCTTTTCAGAAACAGACTGATCTCAGCAGTATCGAATTTAATCTACATTTTGATAGAATATATACCCACATAGCAACAAATTGAATTAATCTAATTAACTATATACCAAAAACAAGCTATTAAAAGTAATAATTTCTTCATCACTTTATTGATGAAGAAAAAGATCAAAATATTTTCCAAAGCTACTTTCCTGGAATTATCCAATTAGCTTAAAAATGTAATTGTTTTGAAACGTATAGTGCAGTTAATAGCTTCAAAGTATATCTGGGTTATATAATTTGACAAAAAATGACTTTTTTCGACATATACAAACTTTTTTATATTTTTTTTATATTTTGAAACTGATGGTTACTTATAAAAATTCGCGTTTTAACAGCCATGACGGCCTGCGCGGAATAGTTATAATGGTCAGACCCGCACAGGACCCCGATCGTTGATCTGGGAGCAAATTTGCCTACAAACAAGGAATCTTTTACTTATATTTGATGTAGATATTTTGAAGGTAGTTCAAAATATCTATGAAATCTAAGGCGCCAAAGAAATCATAAAAAAAGCGGAACCTGTCGGGTACCGCTTCTTGGGTTACAATAAACAAGTCTGTGGCGGACGCGTGAGGGATCATCTCCCCTCGAATTTGTAAATCCCAGGTAATGTGAGCAAAACTACAACATTTTCCGAAATGTCAATCCCTGCCGCATTCCGACACTATGTATTTAAGTTTTGTTCACAAAAAACACTAGAAAACATGGCAAAGCAGCCAAACAGTGGTTTAAAACCCGGCCAGGCCACTCCGACAAGTGGTCAGTATCAACAAATCGGCCCTCGTGGCGGTAAAGGTCCAGAAATTACAGCAGTGCAAGGTAAAATCCTTCCTCCTACTGACAAGCCAGGGTCGACTTACACATTAGTTGATGCAACTAAGCATTAGTATGCACGGCCGCTTCTTACAGAGCGGCCGTTTGTATTTACTTAAAAACAAATAACAATGAGGCAGGGAAAAACAAGAATCTTGAAATCTGAAACAATTCTTTCAGAGCTAGTCACATTCGGAGAATCGTTCCGTATTGGTGTGTCTTTCGAACAGGCAACCAAATCACCAAACCTGAACAAGTTTGGCGTCAGTAGCAATTTTGAAGACGGTAGAATGCAAATACCGACCGCCGCTGGCCCCAAAACGAGAACAAATACAAAAGGTATGTACGTGAGGAAGCAGCCCGAAGAGAAAGAAGATATTTTAAGGCACATAAAATACAGAAGTAAAAAAACCGGTCGCGACGTAGAGTTTGATAGAACTTACCACATCTACAAAAAAGAATTAGTGGATAGCCTACGCCTGGGATTTCACTTCATGACTGATGGTGAAGGAACAGAATTCATTGTCTCAGATTTGTTAACCTTCGATGATGATTTCAAAAACAGTAAAAAGAACACTCACGTAATCAATATGTTTTTGGAGGTTTTCGGAGCCTACGAGGTCTTGCGACCAAACCTGGAATATTTCATCAGAGCAGAAGAAACATTTGATTACGACATGCTACCAAGCGGCATCCTATCAGATCAGCGGAACTTTGATCGCTTCGTAGAATATGCAGAAAAACATCTGAGTGAATCAGATAGAAAGCCACTGATTGACCGGGCAAACGTTTTACGAGAATTTAATCCAGTAGTTCGCAAATCCACTAGTGGACTCAACGGCTATCTCGCCTTTCATTTTCCAGATAAGAAAATTGTAGCTGCCGAATCAATGAAAAAGAACCAGGCAACATACTTTTTTGACGAAGAAAATTACGAAGATAACCTTATGAAGGATAAACAGGAGGTGCTTCGTGATAAGTTAATGATAAAACGCCTGTATCATACCCAGAATGATGAATGGGAAAAGAAGGTAAGGCGTTTTTTGAATGACCACTGACAAAAAAAGGCACCTGGCGCCTTTTTTTATTTTGTATCAATGAACCAGTCTAAATCGATTGTATCAATGTGAACAAATGCAAAATACACTTGAGCGTTCAAATATTAGTGTAGTTCAATTCATCGTCTGCGCTCTCATAACTCTCAAAAAGCTTCTTTTTTCCCTCCCGATAATTTTATTAAATGGATAAAAGCTTTTTCACAACGGATTTGTAAGCTTGGGTCGGAGATTACGCCAATAGCTATATCCGAAGTTTTATATGTCTCGTAGTCAGGACCTTGATCCTGCTGAGTAATGCATTTGCCGCTAGTACATGAGGCAAAAATAAAAATTTCACCGTATATCTGCTTCGCTCTCACAGAGGAAGGACTTAAATCTTTGAAGCTTCCTGTAAACAGTGTCTTTCCGCTATAATTCTTTGAATCTGGAAAGGGAACGTTCGTTGCATATTCATATTCTTGAACAGAAAAGTCACCGTTAGCATTTATTTTCAAAAAACGGGTCGATTGATAAAGAGAATTTCTTATGATGGGGCTACTTTCGAACTTAGAGTTGAGCCAGTCAATAGTTTCTTTTTTTGTTTGTGCATAAGAGGTAAAACTTGCCATAATCATGAGCGTAAGTAACTTCAGTTTCATATTAACAAGTTTTGGTATCAGATGGAATGATTCTATCAAGTATAATCAAAAAGTGAATAATATACAGGTGGACAATAATTAATCTTGCGCAGCTCTCAAAATAGCGCCTTCAGTTTAGCAAAAATGCTATCATTAGAATGGAAAGTTTGATATATAAAGCAGTGTTATCAACCCGTATCGCAATAGTCTACCTTTTGCGGAGCAACTTTCTAAACAAACCATTTAATACACCAAATTTACTAATATGCTATCTTTAGTATGTAGATCGATAGTTAGCATTCTGCTAGGTTTGTTGCGTGAAAAATACTGATTCCAATATTCTTGCTCTCTTTGCAGAAAATATTAAAAAATCACGGAAGGAGAAAGGTCTTTCTCAGGAGGCTCTAGCCGATCTTGCTGGTTTGCACAGGACTTATATTGGTATGGTGGAGAGATCTGAAAAAAACATAACGCTAAAAAACATAGAAAGAATTGCTATTGCACTTAAAGTAAGCATTGCTGATTTACTAACCTTCTCTAATGATAACTGACAACATTCCCGCCGAAATTTTGGCCAATTATGAAGTTTATGAGTGGAGACATGGATCCACTATACTCCGGCATGAATTTTCGAGCGAATACAACGACGTTATTGAAATGCTTTCTCAATTTAAACTTTTGAAAAGTCAAATTATTGAAAAAGGTGGCAGAAAAAGTAACATATCTGGGTCACTTGATCAATTTTTATATCAGCGTGGCTGGACAGAAAAAGAATTTAAAACACAGATTTTAGTAGACGATGTTGCATACAATACACCCACTCATAAAGTTGATTGTTATAAGAACAGAATTGCCCTGGATATAGAGTGGAATAACAAAACTGAATTTTTTGATAGAGATTTAAATAATTTTAGGTTACTCCATGAGCGCAATGCAATAAGTGTGGGGATTATAATAACAAGAGCCTCTGAGCTACAAGAGCTGTTTAATGCGTTGGGGAAAGGCAGTTCTTATGGAGCATCTACAACGCATATGAATAAACTTGTTCCACGAATTGATGGGGGAAGCGGTGGTGGCGCACCAATAATTATATTCGGCATAAAAAAGGGACTATATTATAATGATGATTCTACCGCAGACGAACCATTGGAAAAGGTCGTTCCAGTATCTTCTACATCAATGATTTAGGCTGACAAATAATTAGAACCTCATTAACAATTCGACTTTTATCTCCTTGCCTTCCCATGGTACTGTGGGTATGTTCCAATTTTTTATCTGTTATTCTATAATCTCGCCCCAACATTTCATTGCCTAGACTCAATAAATCAGCAAAACTGATCATTCCGTTATCACTATAACTGATAATTAATGTTGAATTTTTGTTCAAAACTGGCTGAAAAAGCTTAGTAAATGCCCCCTTCACTTCTGAACGAATACAAAACGGTGATTGATGTCTATCCGTACGATACCTACCTTTAAAAGCAACACTCGGATAATCATATCTTACAAGCGTTTCTAATGCATGGTAGAACCGGCTGTAGTGAACAAACTGATACGGTGGATCTGCATATACTATTGAGTTATCTTCATGCCCATTTAGCAAATCCGTATAATCCAAGTTCTTAGTCTGATGTTCAAACATTGAATTTGTGTTATCAGTATAAGTTTCTTTTAGACTTACAAATTTTTGGGTAAAAAGATTGATTAATGACTTTTTACGGTAAAAAAGGATGTCTTCTAAATTTGCAGCTGTTAAATCTCTATACTGAGCATAATGTCCTGTTCCAATAGTTGTATAGGCCATGGCAAACATTAACGCAGAGAGAATTATGTCATAAATAAAACTGTTTTTAAATTCGGCTTGTTTTGCAACACTCATTATTGAATCAATCCATAGACACTGCTCGAACGACCAATAAGTACCACTATAATTCTTAGTAAATAAATGGTACTTTCCACTAAACTCTCGGTTTATCAAATCTTGCTGTGCTTTTTCTAACTTTATTACATTTTCAAGTTGAAAAGCTTGCGAGTACGAAAATTCCAATCCAGGGTTCTTCTTTATAAAGCAATCAAAATATTTTTGGGCACTAAATACTATTTCTTCGATAATATTATCCTTAAAATCAGACCAATAATAATTATTTAGATAAGTTTTAGCGATAACGGATGTATATTGCTGAATGTCGTTACAGCATACTGGCCTTAAATTTCTCAAAGATCCAGCAACGACTGCGGAACCTCCAAAAACGTCGTAAACCCTTTGATTTGGACTGCTAAACTCTAGAATCGAATCAGTCACGAAATCTAAGATATTCCTCTTAGATCCCATGTATTTTATAATATGAGGTACTTCTGGCATTTATTATGATAACTATAGTATACAAATTAAAGGAAGTAAAATATCAAATCCAAAAGAAATCATTATTAGAGCCTTCTTTATGGCCGATCCGTTTCAGAAAGCCAAAAACCTTGCTGAATACCAAACATATACTCAGCACAGGCCTGTTATTAATTGAAATTCGTTCGCATATCTGACTTTAGAGACGTCATACAGCAAGGAATCTTTTACAACCAGTAATATTACAAGCAGCATGTAGATAGATAGCAGGCGGTATAATTCTTAACCTCTTGATTTTCTGAGTGCATACCCCATTTTGAATACCTGATATTCGTTCATAACTTTACTACCACACTTGATGATCTCAAAGATATCAAGAAATTGTCATTTTAAGTATCATTATAGTGATTTTAACTGACCTTCAGATATTTTAACATTTGAAGGCAACCAAGTAATCTTAGGTC is a window encoding:
- a CDS encoding helix-turn-helix domain-containing protein, encoding MKNTDSNILALFAENIKKSRKEKGLSQEALADLAGLHRTYIGMVERSEKNITLKNIERIAIALKVSIADLLTFSNDN
- a CDS encoding BglII/BstYI family type II restriction endonuclease — encoded protein: MITDNIPAEILANYEVYEWRHGSTILRHEFSSEYNDVIEMLSQFKLLKSQIIEKGGRKSNISGSLDQFLYQRGWTEKEFKTQILVDDVAYNTPTHKVDCYKNRIALDIEWNNKTEFFDRDLNNFRLLHERNAISVGIIITRASELQELFNALGKGSSYGASTTHMNKLVPRIDGGSGGGAPIIIFGIKKGLYYNDDSTADEPLEKVVPVSSTSMI
- a CDS encoding DNA adenine methylase codes for the protein MPEVPHIIKYMGSKRNILDFVTDSILEFSSPNQRVYDVFGGSAVVAGSLRNLRPVCCNDIQQYTSVIAKTYLNNYYWSDFKDNIIEEIVFSAQKYFDCFIKKNPGLEFSYSQAFQLENVIKLEKAQQDLINREFSGKYHLFTKNYSGTYWSFEQCLWIDSIMSVAKQAEFKNSFIYDIILSALMFAMAYTTIGTGHYAQYRDLTAANLEDILFYRKKSLINLFTQKFVSLKETYTDNTNSMFEHQTKNLDYTDLLNGHEDNSIVYADPPYQFVHYSRFYHALETLVRYDYPSVAFKGRYRTDRHQSPFCIRSEVKGAFTKLFQPVLNKNSTLIISYSDNGMISFADLLSLGNEMLGRDYRITDKKLEHTHSTMGRQGDKSRIVNEVLIICQPKSLM